The nucleotide window TCTTCAGCACGTGCGCGTCCTTCCTCAGGCGGCCAGGCGGCCCACGTCGGCGCGCCGACAGCAGGTCACCACGACGGCCAGCGGGACCGCGCCCCATGAGTAACAGCCGTCCCGCCGCGAGCACCAGCCGCCACGCCGGGGAGGGACGACGAATCCGCTGGTCGCCGCCCGTCGTCCAGCTGCTCAACGGCCGGGCAGCAGCCGGTCGGTCGGAGGTCCCAGCGGCAGATCGGGGTACACCCGGTCGCGCAGGTCGAGCAGGGACAGGTCCTCGGCCAGCAGCCAGGCCGCCGACGCGGGCCACGTGACCAGCCACAGCCACACGCCCTGGGCCTCCCCCACGTAGGCGGCCCGGTCGTCGACGGTCGGCACCGCCCACAGCGGCGCCCGCTGGCCGGAGGCCTCGATCCCGGCGTGGGAGGGCCCGGACACCAGGTCACCGGGGTCGACGCCGGGCAGCCCGGCGTAGCCGCAGCCCAGGCCGGTGCCCGGCTCCTCGGCGACGAGCACCATCTCGGCCGGGCCGCCCACGGGCCCGGGGCCGGCGAGGGCGACGACGATCGCCCGGGCGCCGGGCTCACCGCCCCACGCGAGCCCGGTGACCGCCCAGCCGCCGGGCAGCGGGTCGGGCACCCAGGCCGGGACGCGCGCGTCGGCGCAGACGGCGCTGATCGCGTCGTGGGCGAGGACGGCGGTGTGGTGCAGCGGGGTGACGGCGGCGTGCACGTGACACCAGCCCTCACCCGTCGAACCGGGGCGGACCTGCAGGACCTCCCCGCACCGCGGGCACACCGGGGACACGCTCATGGCCGCTCACCGTCCTGTTCTGCTGGCGCCGCGTCAAGCATCGGGCACCGCGACGCTGCCCGCGCCACGGGGGCGGGTGCCGGGGGCGGCGGCCGTAGCCTGCGGGCGTGGACGAACCGGCTCCGGACGACGCCAGGCCCGAGGTGCCGTGCGTGGGCGCGGTGGTGCACGACGCGCAGGGCCGGCTGCTGCTGATCCGCCGCGGGCACGCTCCCAGTGCCGGGCTGTGGTCGGTGCCCGGTGGGCGGATGGAGGCCGGGGAGACCCAGGAGCAGGCCGTCGTCCGGGAGCTGGCCGAGGAGACCGGGCTGGCGGTGCGGCCGGTGCGGCCGCTGGGCGCGGTGCGCATCGACGGGGACGGCGTGGTCTTCCTGGTCACCGACTGGCTGTGCACGCTCGCCGACCCCGGTCAGCAGCCGGTCGCCGGTGACGACGCGGACGATGCGGCGTTCGTCGACACCACCGGGCTCGCTGCGCTGGACATGGCGCCCGGGGTGGTCACCGCGCTCTCGGGCTGGGACGTCCTCCCCCGCTCCTGACCGCGCTGGTGCGGCGGATGGGGCCGGTGGGCCGGGTCCGCGCCGCCGGTCACCCCGTGCGGACAGGCGGCGAACCTACGATGCCCGCGTGCAGCTGCTGTCCGCTCCCGACCCGACGGAGCAGGTCGAGGTCGTCCGGCTGCCCCGTGCCGCCCGCGCGTGGCGGCTGGCCGTCGCCGGCGTCGTGCTGGCCCTGACCCTGGCCGGCACGGCGTGGGGCTCCGACGACGACTTCCCCGTCGGCCCGTTCCTGATGTACGCCGGCCGCGCCGGCAACGACGCCCCGGTCGGCTCGACCCGGGTGGTCGGGCTGACCGCCGACGGCACCGAGGTGCCGATGTCCGGCGGTGAGGTGGGGCTGCGCCGGGCGGAGTTCGAGGGGCAGCTCGGCCGGGTCATCGACCACCCCGAGCTGCTCGGAGAGCTCGGCGAGGCCTACGTGCAGCGCAACCCCTCGGCCGAACCGCTGGTGCGGGTCGACGTGGTCCAACGGGACTTCGAGCTGCGCGACGGTGTGCAGACCGGCGCCTTCACCGACCACGTCGTGGTCAGCTCCCCCGTCGAGGCGGGATGAGCACCGCCGTGGCGAGCCCGACGGCCGCCCCCGCCCGCGACCGCTGGTTCTTCCGCCCCGTGCCGCTGGCCCGGATCGCGGTCTACCGGGTCATCGCCTACCTGTTCATCCCGATCGACGTGTTCGCCACCACGACGTTCGTGCGCGCGCACGCCGACGTGCCGACCGCCTGGTACCAGCCGATGCTGGTCGCCCGCCTGCTGCACCTGCCCACCCCGACGCACACGGTCGTGCTCGTCGTGCAGTGGGCGCTGGTGCTCACCGCCCTCGCCGCCGCGACCGGCCGCGCCCCGCGCGTGCTGGGGCTGACCGTCTTCGCCCTCTACTTCGAGTGGATGGTCATCGCGATGAGCTACGGGAAGGTGGACCACGACCGGTTCGCCTTCCTGGTCGCCCTGGCCGTGCTGCCCACCATCGGCCGGGCGCACGTCCGGGACCGGCGCTCCTCGGAGGCCGCCGGCTGGGCGATGGCCTGCGTGCTGGTGGCGGTGATGCTCACCTACTTCCTGGCCTTCTGGGCCAAGATGCGCTTCGGCGGCTGGAACTGGGCCACCGGCGCCACGCTGACCTGGGCGGTGATCCGCCGCGGCACCCCGCTGTCGAACTGGACGCTGGACGTGCCGTGGCTGCTGCCCGCATCCCAGTGGCTGATGCTGGCGTTCGAGGCGCTGACCCCGCTGATGCTGCTGGTCCGCCGCGACCGGGCCCGGATCGCCCTCGTGGTCTTCCTGCTCGGCTTCCACGTGATGGTCTTCGCCGGCGTGACGATCATCTTCCTGCCGCACTGCATCGCGATCGTCTCGATCCTGCCGTGGGAGCGGCTCGTCGGAGCACACCGCCGGGGAGCCGGCACCGCATCTCCGACGAGCCCGCTCCCGGGCTGACCCGGTCTCCCCGGCGGAGGGTCAGAGCAGCGCGCCGATCCGGGCCGCCATCTCGCTCTCGTGCTGCTGGTAGGCCGAGGCGACGTTGTTCAGCAGCTGACCCATGCCGGTCAGCGCGTCGCTGACCCCCTGGCTGGACAGCCGCCACTTCTCGTACAGCTCGCTGAACTGCACCGCGGCCTGGCTGTCGGTCCAGCCCTCCAGCACCGAGCTGTTGATCCCCGCCGACAGCGTGGCGTGCCGGGCGGTGGTGTCCGCGGCCTCCGCCTGGCACTGCCCGGCCATCGTGTTGAGCGTCGCGATGTCGACCTTCATGGCTCCTCCTCTGGTCCGGGCACGTCCCGGTGGGCTCAGAAGGTAGGGCGGCCCCGGCTCACCGGGCCGGCGCTGTCCACAGCCCGGGCCCCCGTCCACAGATCCGGCGCAGGGCCCCCACGGCGGGCCGGGCGGCGGCAGCATCCCTGCGTGCGTTCCTCCTGCCCGCGGCACCGGCCGTGACCCCACCCGACCGGGAGCCCGCCGTCCGGACCTGGACCGTGCACGGGCTCGGGGGAGCCGTCGACGTCGACGTCCGGGCACCGGACGACGCCTCGCTCGCCGACGTGCTCGGCCCGCTCGGGCACCAGCTGGGGGCGCCGGGCGCACTGCTGTGGTCGGGGTCGGGCGCCCTGCCGGTCGACACCCCGCTGACCGCCGCCCCGCTGCGCCACGGTGCCGTGCTGGGGCTGGGGCGTCCCGGGCCGCGCCCCAGCCCCAGCACCGGGTCCGGCGCCCTGGAGCTGCACGTGGTGGGCGGCCCGGACGCCGGGCGAGCGCTCCCGCTGGAGCAGGGCGACCTGGTGCTGGGGCGCGGCGCCGGGTGCGCGCTGCCGCTCGCCGACCCGGACGTCTCCCGTCGGCACGCGGTCGTCTCGGTGGCCGAGGGACGGGTGCGGGTGGCCGACCTCGGCTCGTCCAACGGGTCGTCGCTGACCGCCGGGCCGGGCGGGCCGGTCCGGCTGACGGCAGAGCTCCGGGAGTGGCCGGTCGGCGCCACGCTGCGGCTCGGCGCGAGCGCACTGCGGCTGACCGGGCCCCGGGGCGCGACCCTGCAGTGCTCCCCCGCTCCCGGCGGCCGGGTCCTCGTGCGGCCGCTGCGAGCCGTGCCGGGGCCGACGGGCGCCGGTGAGGTGCGCCTGCCGGCCCCGCCGCCCGAGGTCCCGCGCCGGCGCCTGGGCTGGGTGGCCGTCCTGCTGCCCGCGGTCGGCGGCGTGCTGATGGCCTGGCTGCTGTCGGCGCCGCACTTCCTGTTCTTCGCCCTGCTCAGCCCGGTGGTCGCGGTGGCGACCTGGTCCTCCGACCGGCTGTCCGGACGCCGCGCCCGCCGTCGCGACGTCGCCGAGCACGCGGCCGCGCTGGCCGGTGCGCACGCCGAGCTCGACGCCGCGGTGGCCGCCGACCTCGCCGCCCGGGACGAGGCGCACCCGGACCCGGCGCGGCTGACCGCTGCGGCCCGCCGGCGGTCCAGCCCGCTGTGGTCCCGCGGCGGGGACGAGGTCCTGCTGACCCGCCTCGGCACCGGCCCCGGCACGACGGCTGTGACCCGGATCGACCCCGACGGCTCTCGGGCGCCGGCGCGGACCGGGCACGTGCCCGTCACCGTGCCGCTGGCCGGCACCGGCGGTCTGGGGATCGTCGGGCCGCGGCCGGTCGCCCTCGCCGCCGCCCGCGCGCTCGTGTGCCAGCTCGCGGTCCTGGTCCCCCCGTCCGACCTGCGCATCGTGCTGCTCTGCGGGTCCCGGGAGGCGGTGGACTGGCGGTGGGCCCGGTGGCTGCCGCACCTGGTCGCCAGCCGGACCGACGCGACGTCACCGCTCCCCGAGCTCCTCGGGCCCGGGGGCGGCGGCGGACCGCACACGCTCGTGCTGCTCGACGGCCCCCTCGACCAGCCGACCGCGGCGGCGGTGGCCGGCGCGCCCGGCGTCCTGCGTCTCGACCTCGCCGACACCGAGCCCGGGCTGGCCCTCCCCGCCCTGGCCCGGCTCCAGGTGACCGGCGAGACCGGCACCACGGCACGACTGCGCATGCCCTGCGCGGACCAGGAACAGCTGCTCACCCTGGACGCCACGACCGAGGGCACCGCCGAGCGGCTCGCCCGCGACCTCGCCGCACTGGCCGGGCCGGTGCGCGCCGGCGGACTGCCCGACGCCGCACGGCTGCTCGACCTGCCCGCCGACGGGCTGTCGCTGGCCGCGGGGGCCGAGCGCACCGGTGGGAGCTGGTCCCGCACGCGGGCCCGCCTCACCGCGGTCCTGGGCGCCACCGACCAGGGACCGCTGTCGATCGACCTGGTCGCCGACGGGCCGCATGCCCTGGTCGCCGGCACCACCGGGTCGGGGAAGTCCGAGCTGCTGCAGACACTGGTGGCCAGCCTCGCGCTGCACCACCCGCCGGACCGCTGCAGCTTCCTGCTGGTCGACTACAAGGGCGGCGCGGCCTTCGGCGAGGCCGCCGCCCTGCCGCACACCGTCGGCGTGCTGACCGACCTGGACCCGCAGTCCACGGCGCGGGCGTTGCGCTCGTTGTCCGCGGAGCTCACGCGGCGCGAACGGCTGCTCGCCGAGCACGGCGCGCGCGACCTCGACCAGGTGCCGGCCGAGGTCCCCGCCGGCCGGCTGGTGATCGTCGTCGACGAGTTCGCGACGCTCGCCGAGGAGCTGCCCGGGTTCGTCACCGGTCTCGTCGGCATCGCCCAGCGCGGCCGCTCGCTCGGCGTCCACCTGGTGCTGGCCACCCAGCGTCCCGCCGGCGTGGTCAGCCCCGAGATCCGGGCCAACTGCTCGCTGCGGATCTGCCTGCGCACCACCGACGAGGGCGACGCCCGCGACGTGCTCGGCAGCACGCTGCCCGCCGCGCTGCCCCCCGACCGACCGGGCCGGGCCTACCTGCGCGCCGGCAACGGCGCCCCGGTCCTGCTCCAGGTGGCGCGGGTGTCGACCGGGGCCGACGCGGCGGGCGCACCCGTCTCGGTCACCCGCCGTCCGTGGCCCGCGGTGCCCACCCTGCCCCGGACGCCCGGTGCGGTGACCGGGCCGACCGACCTGCAGCGGCTGGTCCGCGCCGTGGGCGACCGGGCGCGGGCCGACGGCACCGCTGCGCCCGACCGGCCGTGGCTGCCACCGCTGCCCGACCGGTTGCCGGCCACCGCACTGGACCCCACGACGGCGGGGACGCCCGCGACCGTGCTGCGGATCGGGCTGCAGGACTCCCCCGATGCGCAGCTGCAGTCCCCGCTGGAGCTCGACCTGGCCGCGGGCGGAGGCTGGCTGCTCGTCGGCGGCCCCCGCAGCGGGCGCAGCACCGCCCTGCAGACGGTCGTCGGCGAGGCGGTGCACCAGCTGCCCCCGGCCCGGCTCCAGGTGCACGCCCTGGACCACGGCGGCGGCGCGGTCCAGGCCCTGGTCGCCGGCCTCCCGCACGCGGGCACCACCGTCGGCCGGGACGACGCGCACCGCAGCGTGCGGCTGGTGGCCCGGCTGGTCGCCGAGGTCGACCGCCGCCGGGCCGGCGCGACGGGCGAGGAGCCGCTCCTGCTGCTGCTCGTCGACGGCTGGGAGAGCCTGACGGCCCAGCTGGAGGAGGCCGACCCGGCGGCCGGTGCGGGCGGCCTGCTGCGGCTGGTGCGCGACGGCGCGGCGGTGGGGCTGACCGTCGTGCTCACCGCCGAGCGGGCGGTCCCGGGCAGCCGGCTGGCCTCCGCCGTGCGCAGCCGGCTGGTGCTGCCGCTGCCCGACCGCGCCGACTACGCGGTGGCCGGGATCGCGGCCCGCGCCGTCCCGGGTCGCCGCCCACCCGGCCGGGCGCTGCTGGGTGAGGACGCCGTCGAGTGTCAGCTGGCCCTGCCCCGGCTGCCGGTGGACCCCTGCGCCCGGCCTGCCGCCACCTCGACGCTCCGGGTCGTGGAGCTGCCCGCCGACCCCGAGCTGCCCCTGCCCCCGGTCGACGACGGCACCGCGGGCGGGCTGGCGCTGCTCCTGGGGCCCGGTGGTGACGACGGCGGACCCGTCGAGATCGACGTCTCCCGGACCGGCGGGCTGCTGGTCGTCGGCCCGCCGGGCAGCGGGCGGTCCGCCACGCTGCAGGCCCTCGGCCGGCACTGCCGGGCGGCCGGTGTCCCGGTGGTCGCGCTGGTGGCCCCGCGCGACGCCGGTGACGGCGGCATCTCCCGCAGCGACGCCGCGGGGTTGCGCGCCTGGGTCGCCGCGCAGGACGGCCGGCGTGCGGTCGTACTCGCCGACGACCTGCCGGCCCTGCCCGACGACGTCGCCGACGTGCTGGGCGCCGCGGGTGGTCAGCTGCTGGTGCTGGCCTCCGGCACGGCCGCGGAGCTCGCCGCCTCGTTCCGGGGGGCTGCGGTCGGCCTGCGGCGCAGCCGCACCGCCCTGCTGCTCCGCCCAGCGGTCGGTGACGCCGAGCTGCTCGGGCTGCGGGTGCCCCGCACCCCGCTCCCGGCCCGGCCGGGCTCGGGCTGGCTGGTGGACGCCCGCGGCGCGACGCGGGTCCAGGTCGCCCGCCACCGGACGGAGGCGGGCGAGCGGTGAGCCCGCCTCCGGGGAGACGGGAGGTGCGCCCGCCGGCGGAGCAGAGCGGGCGGGTGTCCCGCCGGGGTCAGAGCAGCTCGAGTGCGGGGCCGATCTCCTGCGTGGCGTACCAGGCCAGCTCGTGGCCCTCGGCCTGGTCGACGACGAACTGGGCGTCGGTGCTGCCGAGGTCGGCCTCCAGCACCACGCCCACCGCGGCCCGCACGTCGTCCTCGGCCTCGGCGACGTCGATGTGCGCGCTGGCGATGTCGGACCGGCCGACGTCGGCGGTGGTGCGCGCAGCGCCCGGGTCCGCACCCTCGTCGACGATCGGGGTGATCGTCGACTCCGGGACGTCGGCGGCCAGCACCACGCGGCGCCGGGCCGCACCCGGGTCGACGTCCATCAGGCGCAGGCTGGCCCGCGCCGCGGCGATGAGGGCGGCGTACTCGAGCTCCTCGTCGTCCTCGCTGAGCTCGTAGGCCTCCCGCAGCTGCGGAGTGACCGTGAAGACGGTGAGCGGGCCGGTCAGCCGGCCCTCGTCCAGCAACCGCTGCAGCACGGTCGTCGTGGCCGGCAGGTACACGCGCACCCCGGTTCGCCTCCTCAGTCGTGTGACAGCGACACCAACGTCACCGGCCCGGCGATCTTCCCAGGCGACCCTCCCGCGCCCTGCCGCGCGTCGACCCGCCCCCTGCGCAGAGCCTCTGCGGAGGGGTCCTCCATCAGGCGGTGGCCGCCTCGACCAGCTGGCCGACCTCCTGCTCGATCAGGTCGGCCAGCACGTCGACGTCGCTGACGCTGTCGCGGTCGCCGTTGAGGCCCACGTACACCGTCCCGTCGTAGCTGGTCAGCCCGATCGCCAGGCCCTGCCCGCGCACCAGCGGCACGACGGGGAACACCTCGGCCATCCGGGCACCGCCGGCGTACAGCGGGACCTGCGGGCCGGGCACGTTGATCACCACCAGGTTGAACAGCCGCCGGGACAGCCCGCTGGCCGCCCGCGCGCCGAGGGCGTGCAGCGTGGGCGGCGCGAAGCCCGACAGCGCGCTGAGTGTCCCCGCCCCGACCGACTGCCCGCTGGGCGCGACGCCGCGCATGGCGTAGCTGATCCGGGTCAGCCGCACCCGGGGGTTGGGCTCGCCGACGGGGAGGTCGACCAGGAACGACCGCACCTCCCCCGCCGCGGCGTCGTCCTCACCGCGCACCGACACCGGCACGAGCGCGCGCACCGTCGTGCTGCTGACGACCGGCTCGCCCCGGGACAGCAGCCACTCGCGCAGTGCGCCGGTGATGACGGTGAGCAGCACGTCGTTGACCGTGCCGCCGTGCGCGGCCCGCACGACCCGCAGGTCGTCGAGGGTCGCCCGGGCGACCGCGACCCGCCGCTGACGGCCGATCGGGGCGTTCAGGGAGCTGGCCGGTGCCGGCGAGACCGCCGTCCGGGCCAGCGCCGCGGCCAGCCCACCGGCCACCCCGGCCCAGCGCACCGCCGTCGCCCGCACGTCGCCGACGGCGGTGCGCGCGGTCTCCAGCACGTCGGAGGGGCGCCGCAGGTAGTCCTCGACGGCCTCCCAGACCAGCGCCGCTGCACCCGGCGGGCGGCGCGGCAGCCACGGGTCGGCCGCGGGCAGCGGGGTGGTGCCCGCCGCGGGGTCGGGGTCGAGGATGACCTGGGCGATGTCGATCGCGCCCAGTCCGTCGACCAGCGCCGGGTGGGTCTTGGTGACGACGGCGGTGCGGTCGCCGGCCAACCCCTCCACGAGGTACATCTCCCAGAGCGGACGGCTGCGGTCCAGCGGCCGGGCGGTCAGCCGGGCGACCAGGTCCAGCAGCTGCTCCTCGGTGCCGGGCCGAGGCAGCGCCGACCGACGCACGTGGTAGCCGAGGTCGAAGTCGGGGTCGTCGACCCAGGCGGGGTTGGCCAGGTGCCCGGGCACCTCGACCACCTTCTGCCGGTACCGCGGCACCAGCGGCAGGCGTGCACGCACCAGCTCGACGAGCGTCTCGAGGTCGAACTCGCCGGACGGGCGGTCCAGCACCAGGACGGCGCCGACGTGCATCGGGGTGCCGGGCTCTTCCAGGTACAGGAAGGACGCATCCAACGCGGTCAGCCGATCGACCACCGTGACCCTCCTCACCGCCGGGGCCCTCACGCTACGGGCGATGACCAGCTCCTCTCCCCCGGGGGTGTCCGGCCCAGCGGTCAGGCCCGGCGGCGTCCGCGGCGGCCGGCGGGGGCGGGCACCCCGGCCAGCCCGGCGGCCAGCGTGCGGAGCGCGGCCCGCAGCGGCGACCCGGGCGCGGCCTCGGCCAGCGTCCGGCCGGCGGCGAGTGCGGCGTCGGTGGCCCGACGGTCGGCGGGCAGGAAGGCGTGCACCTGCCGGCCGGTGAACCGGTCGAGCGCCGCGGTGATCTCGCGCTGCGGGTCACCGGGGACCGGGCCGCGCCGCACCTGGTTGACCACCACGAGCGGCTCGACGTCGGGCAGCACGTCGCGCAGCTCGCCCAGTGCGCGGACGGTGCGCTGCAGGGCGACCGGGTCGGCCCCGCTGACGCAGAGCACCTCGTCGGCGGCGGCGAGGACGGCGAGGGTCGCCCCGTTGCGGCGGGGCGCGGCGGTGTCGAAGGACAGCTCCTCGTCCTCCTCCACCGCGAACCCGCAGTCGACGACGGTGAGGGCGGCGAGCCGGCGGGCCTCCTCGAGCACGACCTCCACGCCGGAGGGGCGCAGTTCCGGCCACCGGTCGGCACGGGCCAGCCCGGTGAGCACCCGCAGCTGCGGGGTGACGGCCCACGCCAGCCGGGCCAGGGCGGCGAGGTCGAGCGTGCCAGCCGAGGCCTGCCGGGTGGCGGCGACCAGGCCCGGGGACTCGTCGAGCAGGCCGAGCACCTGGGCGACGACGCCCCCGTACACGTCGGCGTCGACCAGCAGCGTCGACACGTCCAGGCGGGCGGCCTCGTCGGCCAGGGCGACCGCGACCGTCGTCCGGCCCGGCGCCCCGGTCGGGCCCCACACCGCGACCACCCGGCCACGGCCGGCCGGGCGGGCCGACTCGGCAGGCGGCAGCCCGAGCACCGGCAGGGCGGCGCGCGGGTCGCCGACCTCGTGCCCGGCCGTGAGCTCGCCGGTCACGGCCTCGCGCAGCGCGCGGGCGATCGTCTCGGGGTCGGCGTCGGCGGACAGCACCCGCCCGACGCCCCACTGGCGCAGCCGGTCGGTGGCGCGGGTGTCCCCCGGCTCGACCAGCCCGACGACGGCGATGCCGGCGGCGGTGAGCCGGGCGACCGCGGCGCCGTCGAGCCGGCGGAGCTCGGCCGAGAGCAGCACCGCCTGGCCGGTGCCGGTCGTGGCGGCCGCCAGCAGGTCGCCGACGTCGACGCACCGGCGGACGACGGTGACGCCGTGGTCCTCGCGGTCCAGGGCGCCCACCAGCTCGGACTCCCAGGCCGCCCCGGTGACGGCGGTGAAGACCTGCAGCGCCATCAGCCGGTCGGCCCGGCCGGTGCGGCACCCGCGGCGGGCCCGGCCGGGGCCAGGGCGGGCCCGGCCGGGGCGGAGTCGACGGAACTGCGGACGACGACCACCAGACCCCGGCCGCCGATCGCGGCGAGCACCCGAGGCGTCTCCTGCGCACCGACGGCCACCACCACCTGCAGGGTGGTCGAGGACGTCGACAGGACGCCCTCACCCCGGCCGGTCACCGCCTGCACGGGCGCCCCGGAGAGGACCAGGTCGACGTCCCCACCGGTGGCGGCGTCGGCGCCGACGGCGGGGTCGGCGACGGCGTAGACGTCGATCAGCTGGCCGCGGGCCAGCGCGGGCGGGACGTAGCCGGCCTGCACGGGCAGCGCCAGCTGGACCTGGCCCGAGGACTCCTCGAGCACCGAGCGGGGCAGCAGCTCACCGGCGCGCACCGCGCGGGCCAGCACCCGTCCGCCCGGCCGCGTACTGGTGGCCAGGTAGGAGCCGGCGACGTCGTCGAGCCGCACGGAGACCGCGACGAGGTCGTCCTCGGCCAGCACCGTGCCCGCGGCCAGGTCACCGGCCGCCGACCAGACCGGCACCGTGGCG belongs to Modestobacter sp. L9-4 and includes:
- a CDS encoding chromosome partitioning protein codes for the protein MALQVFTAVTGAAWESELVGALDREDHGVTVVRRCVDVGDLLAAATTGTGQAVLLSAELRRLDGAAVARLTAAGIAVVGLVEPGDTRATDRLRQWGVGRVLSADADPETIARALREAVTGELTAGHEVGDPRAALPVLGLPPAESARPAGRGRVVAVWGPTGAPGRTTVAVALADEAARLDVSTLLVDADVYGGVVAQVLGLLDESPGLVAATRQASAGTLDLAALARLAWAVTPQLRVLTGLARADRWPELRPSGVEVVLEEARRLAALTVVDCGFAVEEDEELSFDTAAPRRNGATLAVLAAADEVLCVSGADPVALQRTVRALGELRDVLPDVEPLVVVNQVRRGPVPGDPQREITAALDRFTGRQVHAFLPADRRATDAALAAGRTLAEAAPGSPLRAALRTLAAGLAGVPAPAGRRGRRRA
- a CDS encoding WXG100 family type VII secretion target codes for the protein MKVDIATLNTMAGQCQAEAADTTARHATLSAGINSSVLEGWTDSQAAVQFSELYEKWRLSSQGVSDALTGMGQLLNNVASAYQQHESEMAARIGALL
- a CDS encoding DUF6758 family protein is translated as MSVSPVCPRCGEVLQVRPGSTGEGWCHVHAAVTPLHHTAVLAHDAISAVCADARVPAWVPDPLPGGWAVTGLAWGGEPGARAIVVALAGPGPVGGPAEMVLVAEEPGTGLGCGYAGLPGVDPGDLVSGPSHAGIEASGQRAPLWAVPTVDDRAAYVGEAQGVWLWLVTWPASAAWLLAEDLSLLDLRDRVYPDLPLGPPTDRLLPGR
- a CDS encoding NUDIX domain-containing protein, with protein sequence MDEPAPDDARPEVPCVGAVVHDAQGRLLLIRRGHAPSAGLWSVPGGRMEAGETQEQAVVRELAEETGLAVRPVRPLGAVRIDGDGVVFLVTDWLCTLADPGQQPVAGDDADDAAFVDTTGLAALDMAPGVVTALSGWDVLPRS
- a CDS encoding FtsK/SpoIIIE domain-containing protein, yielding MTPPDREPAVRTWTVHGLGGAVDVDVRAPDDASLADVLGPLGHQLGAPGALLWSGSGALPVDTPLTAAPLRHGAVLGLGRPGPRPSPSTGSGALELHVVGGPDAGRALPLEQGDLVLGRGAGCALPLADPDVSRRHAVVSVAEGRVRVADLGSSNGSSLTAGPGGPVRLTAELREWPVGATLRLGASALRLTGPRGATLQCSPAPGGRVLVRPLRAVPGPTGAGEVRLPAPPPEVPRRRLGWVAVLLPAVGGVLMAWLLSAPHFLFFALLSPVVAVATWSSDRLSGRRARRRDVAEHAAALAGAHAELDAAVAADLAARDEAHPDPARLTAAARRRSSPLWSRGGDEVLLTRLGTGPGTTAVTRIDPDGSRAPARTGHVPVTVPLAGTGGLGIVGPRPVALAAARALVCQLAVLVPPSDLRIVLLCGSREAVDWRWARWLPHLVASRTDATSPLPELLGPGGGGGPHTLVLLDGPLDQPTAAAVAGAPGVLRLDLADTEPGLALPALARLQVTGETGTTARLRMPCADQEQLLTLDATTEGTAERLARDLAALAGPVRAGGLPDAARLLDLPADGLSLAAGAERTGGSWSRTRARLTAVLGATDQGPLSIDLVADGPHALVAGTTGSGKSELLQTLVASLALHHPPDRCSFLLVDYKGGAAFGEAAALPHTVGVLTDLDPQSTARALRSLSAELTRRERLLAEHGARDLDQVPAEVPAGRLVIVVDEFATLAEELPGFVTGLVGIAQRGRSLGVHLVLATQRPAGVVSPEIRANCSLRICLRTTDEGDARDVLGSTLPAALPPDRPGRAYLRAGNGAPVLLQVARVSTGADAAGAPVSVTRRPWPAVPTLPRTPGAVTGPTDLQRLVRAVGDRARADGTAAPDRPWLPPLPDRLPATALDPTTAGTPATVLRIGLQDSPDAQLQSPLELDLAAGGGWLLVGGPRSGRSTALQTVVGEAVHQLPPARLQVHALDHGGGAVQALVAGLPHAGTTVGRDDAHRSVRLVARLVAEVDRRRAGATGEEPLLLLLVDGWESLTAQLEEADPAAGAGGLLRLVRDGAAVGLTVVLTAERAVPGSRLASAVRSRLVLPLPDRADYAVAGIAARAVPGRRPPGRALLGEDAVECQLALPRLPVDPCARPAATSTLRVVELPADPELPLPPVDDGTAGGLALLLGPGGDDGGPVEIDVSRTGGLLVVGPPGSGRSATLQALGRHCRAAGVPVVALVAPRDAGDGGISRSDAAGLRAWVAAQDGRRAVVLADDLPALPDDVADVLGAAGGQLLVLASGTAAELAASFRGAAVGLRRSRTALLLRPAVGDAELLGLRVPRTPLPARPGSGWLVDARGATRVQVARHRTEAGER
- a CDS encoding MFS transporter permease codes for the protein MSTAVASPTAAPARDRWFFRPVPLARIAVYRVIAYLFIPIDVFATTTFVRAHADVPTAWYQPMLVARLLHLPTPTHTVVLVVQWALVLTALAAATGRAPRVLGLTVFALYFEWMVIAMSYGKVDHDRFAFLVALAVLPTIGRAHVRDRRSSEAAGWAMACVLVAVMLTYFLAFWAKMRFGGWNWATGATLTWAVIRRGTPLSNWTLDVPWLLPASQWLMLAFEALTPLMLLVRRDRARIALVVFLLGFHVMVFAGVTIIFLPHCIAIVSILPWERLVGAHRRGAGTASPTSPLPG
- a CDS encoding wax ester/triacylglycerol synthase family O-acyltransferase, with protein sequence MVDRLTALDASFLYLEEPGTPMHVGAVLVLDRPSGEFDLETLVELVRARLPLVPRYRQKVVEVPGHLANPAWVDDPDFDLGYHVRRSALPRPGTEEQLLDLVARLTARPLDRSRPLWEMYLVEGLAGDRTAVVTKTHPALVDGLGAIDIAQVILDPDPAAGTTPLPAADPWLPRRPPGAAALVWEAVEDYLRRPSDVLETARTAVGDVRATAVRWAGVAGGLAAALARTAVSPAPASSLNAPIGRQRRVAVARATLDDLRVVRAAHGGTVNDVLLTVITGALREWLLSRGEPVVSSTTVRALVPVSVRGEDDAAAGEVRSFLVDLPVGEPNPRVRLTRISYAMRGVAPSGQSVGAGTLSALSGFAPPTLHALGARAASGLSRRLFNLVVINVPGPQVPLYAGGARMAEVFPVVPLVRGQGLAIGLTSYDGTVYVGLNGDRDSVSDVDVLADLIEQEVGQLVEAATA
- a CDS encoding SAF domain-containing protein → MSVPTAAATAARTDAVPGGPAPRRVRPPRWLDLRLVLGVLLVLGSVLIGARVVSSADATVPVWSAAGDLAAGTVLAEDDLVAVSVRLDDVAGSYLATSTRPGGRVLARAVRAGELLPRSVLEESSGQVQLALPVQAGYVPPALARGQLIDVYAVADPAVGADAATGGDVDLVLSGAPVQAVTGRGEGVLSTSSTTLQVVVAVGAQETPRVLAAIGGRGLVVVVRSSVDSAPAGPALAPAGPAAGAAPAGPTG